From a region of the Lentilactobacillus curieae genome:
- the icd gene encoding NADP-dependent isocitrate dehydrogenase has protein sequence MQTEKIEINGDQIVTPDHPIIPFIQGDGIGPEIWQAAQTVFDAAVKSAYHGTRKVEWLPLLAGEVAYKQTGEWLPKETLTKLDQYLVGIKGPLTTPIGEGHRSINVTLRQKLDLYACFRPVTYFDGAPSPVVHPERVNIDVFRENTEDIYAGIDADVGTDEAEQIKKLLENNGQLTKVRFPDTAAFAIKPISIDGSNRIVAAAIEHALSHDRHTLTLVHKGNIMKKTEGSFKKWGYELAEKKYGDRVFTMNQYADIEQNHGKNAAETALADARATGKLIVNDVITDNFFQQALLHPENFEVVATMNLNGDYISDALAAQVGGIGIAPGANINYQTGHAIFEATHGTAPQFAGQNKMNPTSIILSGAMMFDYIGWGEVASVIKAAISEAIKTQHVTEDFATMESAEILSTSEFGEYVAKLIK, from the coding sequence ATGCAAACCGAAAAAATTGAAATTAACGGTGATCAGATAGTTACCCCTGATCATCCAATAATTCCCTTTATTCAGGGGGATGGAATTGGTCCAGAAATTTGGCAGGCAGCTCAGACTGTATTTGATGCAGCGGTTAAGTCTGCATACCATGGGACAAGAAAAGTTGAATGGCTGCCATTGTTAGCCGGTGAGGTAGCTTATAAGCAAACGGGTGAGTGGTTGCCAAAGGAGACCCTAACTAAACTTGATCAGTATTTAGTGGGAATAAAGGGACCATTAACTACCCCAATTGGTGAGGGACACAGGTCAATCAATGTAACTCTGAGACAAAAACTAGATTTGTATGCGTGTTTTCGGCCAGTAACTTACTTTGACGGTGCGCCTTCTCCGGTGGTTCATCCCGAGCGAGTTAACATTGACGTTTTTCGAGAAAACACTGAGGATATCTATGCCGGAATCGATGCTGATGTTGGAACTGATGAGGCCGAGCAAATTAAAAAACTGCTTGAAAATAACGGGCAACTAACCAAAGTCAGATTTCCTGACACGGCCGCCTTCGCCATCAAACCAATTTCGATTGATGGCTCTAACCGAATCGTGGCAGCAGCGATTGAGCACGCATTGTCCCATGATCGGCACACTCTAACTCTGGTTCATAAAGGAAACATCATGAAGAAGACAGAGGGAAGCTTTAAAAAGTGGGGCTATGAACTGGCTGAGAAAAAGTATGGTGATAGAGTATTTACTATGAACCAATATGCTGACATTGAGCAAAATCATGGTAAGAACGCTGCAGAGACGGCATTAGCTGATGCTAGGGCAACTGGTAAACTGATTGTTAATGATGTAATCACCGACAACTTTTTTCAGCAAGCTCTCCTTCATCCGGAAAACTTTGAGGTTGTTGCCACGATGAATCTTAATGGTGACTATATTTCAGACGCTTTGGCTGCTCAGGTTGGTGGAATTGGGATTGCTCCTGGTGCTAACATTAACTACCAGACTGGTCACGCCATCTTTGAAGCGACCCACGGAACCGCACCTCAGTTCGCTGGCCAAAATAAAATGAACCCAACGTCGATCATTCTGTCAGGAGCGATGATGTTTGACTACATTGGTTGGGGTGAAGTTGCGAGTGTAATTAAAGCCGCAATTAGTGAAGCAATAAAAACTCAGCATGTAACCGAAGATTTTGCCACTATGGAATCTGCTGAAATTCTCAGTACGAGTGAGTTTGGGGAGTATGTAGCAAAGTTGATTAAATAG
- a CDS encoding AraC family transcriptional regulator, producing MIDNLPIDGTIPIDVFCNHVTSRHHDSPLHVHTHHIELFLLISGNASFYTEKQAFKIPPKSLIIIPDGIWHCAVTHDDSPYERAYVNIDLDLIDILSTDKTNLYKCFEAARNQEVSTMILDEQQCASFTTMCENLSSIIEQNEYASDIYERIILARMLLLANEVTPVQEHRENNIPKLLEELTRFISENIDQKLSLSIFSQQFFLNPNYIDQYFKKYMHVSIHTYVIEKRIELAKQLLREGASVTDTCERCGFGNYSNFIRTFGQRVGMSPGKYKKLHHHEVSAVRK from the coding sequence TTGATTGACAACCTTCCAATTGACGGAACAATTCCAATCGATGTCTTCTGTAACCACGTTACCAGTAGGCATCACGACAGTCCACTACATGTTCATACCCATCATATTGAACTTTTCTTATTAATTTCTGGAAACGCAAGTTTTTATACTGAAAAGCAAGCATTCAAAATCCCACCTAAATCGCTGATTATCATTCCAGATGGCATTTGGCATTGTGCTGTTACCCATGATGATAGTCCTTATGAACGGGCATACGTTAACATCGATCTAGATTTAATCGATATTTTATCAACGGACAAAACTAACCTGTACAAGTGTTTTGAAGCTGCTCGTAACCAAGAAGTCAGTACGATGATTCTTGACGAACAACAATGTGCTTCATTTACCACCATGTGTGAAAATTTATCATCGATTATTGAACAAAATGAATATGCCTCTGATATTTATGAAAGGATTATCTTAGCAAGAATGCTGCTACTAGCTAATGAAGTTACTCCTGTTCAGGAGCACCGGGAAAACAATATTCCCAAACTGTTGGAGGAACTCACCAGATTTATTTCTGAGAACATTGACCAAAAGTTAAGTCTATCCATTTTTAGCCAACAATTTTTCTTGAACCCTAACTATATTGATCAGTACTTCAAAAAATACATGCACGTATCGATTCATACCTATGTGATTGAAAAACGAATTGAGTTAGCCAAACAGCTGCTTAGAGAAGGTGCCAGCGTCACTGACACATGCGAAAGGTGCGGTTTTGGTAATTATAGCAACTTTATTAGAACGTTTGGTCAGCGAGTTGGAATGTCGCCTGGCAAATATAAGAAGTTACACCACCATGAAGTATCAGCGGTGAGAAAATAA
- a CDS encoding MFS transporter, translated as MQNKKVHDGWDEYANKGIYQAKGKVGLGRSVGFGVFSFFSISMQGLVGAWLLFFYTTFCGLSAGQGATIFLVGRVADGIASLVMGNISDNVYKYKLGRKFGRRHLFILAAAPSVLFAITMWIAGMSFWYYLVTYVITTVLMSVLQIPWETLPNEMTKDYNQRTTMSTARMVIAGLGNMLAQFVPAQLFNYFPKTSPTPYLIMQAGFSIVTFFLIFITYKTTWEHFITKDEAKKLEAEALRANNGKKPNLKSEVKNYFSTFKIKSFRIHMGIYLSSYFATILWSTVFVYFIVFVVGKTTSVSGFLQSLSIVSVPVTLAAGYIVTKISPRSLYTIGYSLILISCLDWAFVALTKPAHVMVWLVIGTLFYEVGLYILYFVPWNVFPFIPDVDTLVTGKNRAGLFASVMVFINQISQGLASVVAGYLLDFAHFKQSTTGAVAQPGSAIHMITFIVSGGVGIMILIALLFASRFKLSKKTFGVLASELVRLQKGGSMKDVDPKTKKVCEDLTGVDYDSIDFWKKNDQEGSTVK; from the coding sequence ATGCAAAACAAGAAGGTTCATGATGGCTGGGATGAATATGCCAACAAGGGAATCTACCAAGCTAAAGGAAAAGTTGGCTTAGGCAGATCAGTTGGATTTGGCGTTTTCTCATTCTTCAGTATTTCGATGCAAGGATTAGTTGGTGCTTGGTTGCTGTTCTTCTACACAACATTCTGTGGATTGTCAGCTGGTCAAGGGGCTACGATTTTCTTAGTTGGTCGTGTGGCTGATGGAATTGCCTCTCTAGTAATGGGAAACATTTCAGATAATGTTTACAAGTACAAGCTAGGCCGTAAATTTGGTCGTCGTCACTTGTTTATTTTGGCTGCCGCACCTTCAGTGTTGTTTGCCATTACAATGTGGATTGCCGGAATGAGCTTCTGGTACTACTTGGTAACATACGTTATCACTACTGTCTTGATGTCAGTTCTGCAAATTCCTTGGGAAACTTTACCAAACGAAATGACCAAGGATTACAACCAACGGACAACAATGTCTACTGCCCGGATGGTTATTGCTGGGTTAGGTAACATGTTGGCACAATTCGTTCCTGCTCAATTGTTCAACTACTTCCCAAAGACTTCACCAACTCCATATTTAATTATGCAAGCTGGTTTCTCAATCGTTACGTTCTTCTTGATCTTCATTACATACAAGACCACGTGGGAACACTTTATCACTAAGGATGAAGCTAAGAAGCTTGAAGCAGAAGCCTTACGTGCAAATAACGGTAAAAAACCTAACTTGAAGTCAGAAGTTAAGAACTACTTCTCGACATTCAAGATTAAGAGTTTCAGAATTCACATGGGTATTTATTTAAGCTCATACTTTGCAACTATTCTTTGGTCAACAGTATTTGTTTACTTTATTGTTTTCGTTGTTGGTAAGACAACTTCAGTTTCAGGATTCCTGCAATCATTAAGTATTGTTTCTGTACCAGTTACTTTGGCAGCTGGATACATTGTTACTAAGATTTCACCAAGATCGCTGTATACAATTGGTTACTCACTAATTTTAATTTCATGTCTTGACTGGGCCTTTGTTGCTTTAACTAAACCTGCTCACGTTATGGTATGGCTTGTTATTGGTACTTTGTTCTACGAAGTTGGTTTGTACATCTTGTACTTTGTTCCTTGGAACGTATTCCCATTCATCCCTGATGTTGATACCTTGGTTACTGGTAAAAACCGTGCCGGACTATTTGCCTCAGTTATGGTATTTATCAACCAAATCAGTCAAGGTTTAGCTTCAGTTGTTGCTGGTTACTTACTTGATTTTGCTCATTTCAAACAATCAACTACTGGTGCTGTTGCTCAACCAGGTAGTGCTATTCACATGATTACATTCATCGTTTCTGGCGGTGTTGGAATTATGATTTTGATTGCGCTTCTATTTGCAAGTCGCTTTAAGCTAAGTAAGAAGACATTCGGTGTCCTTGCTAGCGAATTAGTTAGACTTCAAAAGGGTGGTAGCATGAAGGACGTTGACCCTAAGACTAAGAAGGTCTGTGAAGACTTGACTGGTGTTGACTACGACTCAATTGATTTCTGGAAGAAGAATGATCAAGAAGGTTCTACTGTAAAATAA
- a CDS encoding SGNH/GDSL hydrolase family protein produces the protein MNDVIENPLVGKTMYAFGTSIVNGHLANVSFVDDICRANKISFKKFCVNGATSRTTDPNNIIKQITSTPDDVPDLIVFDSIANDAYPEVVNDPKKLGKISNGYDEQLDPTTYCGAVETICKMLETKYQGAKILYVATHKTPARDLMVQNVMHDISLKIMSKWSIMVADLYTEGNFNGFLKQYQHDYSYDETDEQGGNHSFGGTGTHPNADGYRLFYDPLILGKLNLLVFQTNDETN, from the coding sequence GTGAATGACGTGATCGAAAATCCATTGGTTGGGAAGACAATGTATGCCTTTGGCACTAGTATCGTTAATGGCCATCTGGCAAATGTAAGTTTTGTTGATGATATTTGCCGGGCAAACAAAATTTCTTTTAAAAAATTTTGCGTCAACGGAGCAACTTCGAGGACAACCGATCCAAACAACATTATCAAGCAAATTACGAGTACGCCCGATGATGTTCCTGATTTGATTGTATTTGACTCGATTGCTAATGACGCATATCCCGAAGTTGTTAACGATCCTAAGAAATTAGGCAAGATAAGTAACGGGTATGATGAGCAACTAGATCCTACGACATACTGTGGTGCCGTTGAAACTATCTGCAAGATGTTGGAGACTAAGTACCAAGGTGCCAAAATTTTGTACGTTGCTACGCATAAGACGCCGGCAAGAGATTTAATGGTTCAAAACGTCATGCACGACATTTCACTGAAAATTATGAGTAAATGGTCGATTATGGTTGCTGATTTGTACACGGAGGGTAATTTCAATGGCTTTCTAAAACAGTATCAGCACGACTACTCTTATGATGAAACTGATGAACAAGGTGGCAATCACTCATTTGGCGGTACGGGAACTCATCCGAACGCTGACGGGTATCGACTATTTTATGATCCCCTAATTTTGGGTAAGCTGAATTTGCTGGTTTTTCAAACGAATGATGAAACAAACTGA
- a CDS encoding glycosyl hydrolase 115 family protein, producing MEDKFLVSKSTVVTTDYTNDVLRNAAKILIRDIDAVVSADGDQNEIQLVIDDQAPADEQFKVSLNDASHLIVSSGTARGVMYGALAISRDALKVDDFWFWLDKEPERVPYVTISNLDDIKLPDFRVKYRGWFVNDELLLNEWDYRESTDNVWQMIYETLLRCGGNVIIPGTGQTSQNHQGTAAKMGLILTHHHAEPLGAEMFSRVYPDLDASYFKHPDLFKKLWQDSIDEQKDSDVIWALGFRGQGDRPFWLDDDHEYTLADRAKVINDVIKIQYDMVKKAVPDAVCTINIYGELTALYNAGLLDIPNDVIQIWADNGYGRMVSRRQGNDDPRSDVLSGSDPKLSQGIYYHVAFHDLQASNFLSMLQIAPHEVADELEKVHEAGMDDFVLCNTGNIKPNVLFLRLVEQTWRSDFKVKSNAEILSEYVETYYQTNQEKIAALYQDYFDCILNYGKFADQKAGDEFYTYTLRKIVATWIAQRDKLPEMEWLTGNKKFIGELSMIDQLISDHVEPFEKLVHKIKALIEELPDDDSSRLYNDLWLSVAVHAYPIKALKLTIDSFDAFFADTEDFYANSFLLASEAAQTLNKVLLAWQNNPSKKWVRFYDNDCYTNISLTINVLGTLTNYVRIIGDGPDEDQWEREYLMDKSDAKIMLLSNTHKAYDDREMAIRLQGRFGGNQAK from the coding sequence ATGGAAGATAAATTTTTAGTATCTAAAAGCACTGTTGTTACAACTGATTACACAAATGATGTCCTTAGAAATGCTGCCAAAATACTGATTCGCGATATCGATGCGGTTGTTTCTGCCGATGGTGACCAAAACGAAATTCAGTTGGTTATTGATGATCAGGCACCGGCTGATGAACAGTTTAAGGTTAGTCTAAATGATGCAAGCCACTTAATCGTCAGTTCTGGAACTGCTCGTGGGGTTATGTATGGAGCCCTAGCAATTTCACGAGATGCGCTCAAGGTTGATGATTTCTGGTTCTGGCTGGATAAAGAACCAGAACGAGTTCCCTACGTCACAATTAGCAATCTTGATGACATCAAATTACCTGACTTTCGGGTTAAGTACCGTGGCTGGTTTGTAAACGACGAACTTTTATTAAATGAATGGGACTACCGTGAATCCACCGACAATGTTTGGCAAATGATCTACGAAACGCTACTTCGTTGTGGGGGAAACGTTATTATCCCTGGGACGGGGCAAACAAGTCAAAATCATCAAGGTACCGCTGCTAAGATGGGATTGATTTTGACCCATCACCATGCTGAACCACTTGGCGCAGAAATGTTTTCTAGAGTTTACCCAGATCTTGATGCTTCATATTTTAAACATCCAGACCTGTTCAAAAAACTTTGGCAAGATTCAATTGATGAGCAAAAGGATTCTGATGTTATCTGGGCCCTTGGATTTAGAGGGCAGGGTGACCGTCCTTTCTGGCTAGATGATGATCATGAGTACACGCTTGCTGACCGGGCTAAGGTGATTAATGATGTTATCAAGATTCAATATGACATGGTCAAAAAGGCAGTTCCAGACGCTGTCTGCACAATTAACATCTATGGTGAGTTAACTGCGCTCTACAATGCAGGGTTACTCGATATTCCAAATGATGTGATTCAAATTTGGGCAGATAATGGTTATGGACGAATGGTTTCTCGTCGTCAGGGTAACGATGATCCACGTTCTGATGTTCTAAGCGGTAGTGATCCTAAACTATCACAAGGAATTTATTACCACGTTGCGTTCCATGACTTACAAGCATCGAACTTCCTTTCAATGCTACAGATTGCTCCCCATGAAGTAGCTGATGAATTGGAAAAGGTTCATGAAGCTGGCATGGATGATTTCGTTTTGTGCAACACCGGTAATATTAAGCCGAATGTGCTATTCTTACGCTTAGTTGAGCAGACCTGGAGAAGTGATTTCAAGGTTAAGAGTAACGCTGAAATTTTGTCTGAATATGTAGAAACATACTATCAAACTAACCAAGAAAAGATTGCCGCATTGTATCAAGATTACTTTGACTGCATCTTGAACTATGGTAAGTTTGCTGACCAAAAGGCTGGCGATGAGTTTTACACCTATACTTTAAGGAAAATTGTCGCAACCTGGATTGCTCAGCGGGATAAATTGCCTGAGATGGAGTGGCTAACTGGTAATAAGAAATTTATCGGTGAACTATCCATGATTGATCAGTTGATTAGCGATCATGTTGAACCATTTGAAAAACTGGTTCATAAGATTAAGGCGCTGATTGAGGAATTACCAGATGACGATAGTAGTCGGTTATACAATGACTTGTGGTTGAGTGTGGCAGTTCATGCATATCCAATCAAAGCGTTGAAACTGACAATTGATTCATTCGATGCATTCTTCGCTGACACAGAAGATTTCTATGCAAATTCGTTCTTGCTTGCTAGCGAAGCTGCACAAACCCTTAATAAGGTGCTACTAGCGTGGCAAAACAATCCATCTAAAAAGTGGGTTCGGTTCTACGACAACGATTGCTACACCAATATTTCACTAACCATTAACGTTTTAGGAACGCTTACCAATTATGTCCGCATTATTGGTGATGGTCCAGACGAGGACCAATGGGAACGTGAATACTTGATGGATAAGAGCGACGCAAAAATCATGTTATTATCCAATACTCACAAGGCGTACGATGATCGGGAGATGGCGATTAGATTACAGGGCCGATTTGGCGGTAATCAGGCTAAATAA
- a CDS encoding type 1 glutamine amidotransferase — protein sequence MRINVLQHTPNEGPGSILDWAEVHNHEVYTYHPYQFGHLPTADETDMLVILGGPMSPNDDIDWIKAERKLIKELLDNNTPIFGACYGAQQISKTLGYPVTKAPAKEVGWAPVHLQSHVIPGIPETLQALHWHEEMFEVPDGAELLFSSDAVKNQGFVLGHHVVGLQFHFEPKPNNVREMVVNDFNYIPGSILKQTKEDILATKVPEENRAVMFRILDYLSQ from the coding sequence ATGCGCATTAATGTTTTACAGCACACCCCAAATGAAGGTCCGGGATCAATCCTTGACTGGGCTGAAGTTCACAACCATGAAGTATATACGTACCATCCCTACCAATTCGGTCACCTACCTACGGCGGATGAAACCGATATGTTGGTAATTCTTGGCGGACCAATGAGCCCTAACGATGATATTGATTGGATCAAAGCTGAACGTAAATTGATCAAAGAGCTTCTCGATAACAACACCCCCATCTTTGGTGCTTGTTATGGTGCTCAACAAATTAGCAAGACACTTGGCTATCCTGTCACTAAAGCTCCTGCTAAGGAAGTTGGTTGGGCTCCTGTGCATTTACAAAGCCACGTCATCCCAGGAATTCCAGAGACCTTACAAGCACTTCACTGGCACGAAGAAATGTTTGAAGTTCCAGACGGTGCTGAATTGCTGTTTTCTAGTGACGCTGTTAAAAACCAAGGATTCGTTTTGGGCCACCACGTTGTGGGGCTCCAATTCCATTTTGAGCCTAAGCCCAATAACGTGAGGGAAATGGTAGTTAACGACTTCAACTACATCCCAGGGTCAATTCTAAAACAAACTAAAGAGGATATTTTAGCTACCAAAGTTCCAGAAGAGAACCGTGCAGTTATGTTTAGAATTTTAGACTATCTTTCTCAGTAA
- a CDS encoding oleate hydratase — MTKSKAIMIGAGLANLAGAVYLIQEGHWNGSQITFYSIDDHGSNDGSSVSTAADEYWNQNHPLGSQPGFVARGGRMLNYRTYVDLMDLLSRVPSATEEGMTAAEDTRDFDAKHRTYDKARLLKGGHGIIDGGKLGLNNKDRMLLSKLVLMPDSKETDLDNVTIADYFKSSPHMFQTNFWYMWETTFAFRTQSSAQELRRYMHQMIYEFTQIEHLVGVNRTRYNQYESIMLPLINYLKDQGVNLVLNRRVTDWEFKDTKMQDEITVTGLKMVNTETDEEENVPVDDQTAVFFTNGSITDSATLGDFNTPAEENPDYGAASSLWKKATERFYNLGNPDKFFNDRNASEWVSFTLTTKNHLLLNEITRITTQVPGNALNSFLSTTPITPLGQEDVNMSIVVHHQPHFTDQKPNESVIWGYFLYPRRTGEFVEKQYIKMTGKEMLQELIGQLSKVDPGPGNIKDKESEIMDSVINNIPVYMPYASALFNNRAKSDRPEVIPEHSTNLAFTGEFVEQPYQMVFTEQSAVRSGEIAAFHFAGVPMDKLVKNPRFDKDPKVLARATKKMFQ; from the coding sequence ATGACAAAGAGCAAAGCAATCATGATTGGTGCTGGATTAGCAAACTTAGCCGGGGCAGTTTATTTAATTCAAGAGGGACATTGGAATGGAAGTCAGATCACCTTTTATTCAATCGACGATCATGGCTCAAATGACGGTTCCTCAGTTAGCACTGCCGCGGATGAATATTGGAATCAAAATCATCCCTTGGGAAGTCAGCCAGGGTTTGTTGCCCGCGGCGGGAGAATGTTGAACTACAGAACCTATGTGGATTTGATGGACTTGTTATCACGCGTTCCATCAGCAACCGAAGAAGGCATGACTGCTGCAGAAGACACCCGTGATTTTGACGCTAAACACAGAACCTACGATAAAGCTCGTCTTCTTAAAGGTGGCCACGGAATTATTGATGGTGGCAAGCTTGGACTAAACAATAAGGACAGGATGTTACTATCTAAGCTTGTTTTAATGCCTGATTCAAAGGAAACCGATCTAGACAACGTTACCATTGCTGACTACTTCAAATCTAGTCCCCACATGTTTCAAACCAATTTTTGGTATATGTGGGAAACTACCTTTGCCTTTAGAACTCAAAGCTCCGCTCAGGAATTGCGTCGCTACATGCACCAAATGATCTATGAATTTACCCAAATCGAACACTTAGTTGGGGTCAACCGAACTCGTTACAATCAATACGAAAGCATCATGCTGCCACTGATCAATTATTTGAAGGACCAGGGAGTCAACCTTGTTCTCAACCGTAGAGTGACTGACTGGGAATTCAAGGATACTAAGATGCAAGATGAAATCACAGTCACGGGACTAAAGATGGTTAATACCGAAACTGATGAGGAAGAAAACGTTCCGGTCGATGATCAGACCGCCGTATTCTTTACCAACGGGTCAATTACAGACTCCGCCACTTTAGGTGATTTCAATACCCCAGCAGAAGAAAATCCAGATTACGGTGCTGCATCAAGTCTTTGGAAAAAGGCAACTGAACGTTTTTACAACCTAGGTAATCCAGACAAATTCTTCAATGATCGCAATGCTAGCGAATGGGTCAGTTTTACCCTCACCACCAAAAATCATTTACTACTGAACGAAATCACTAGAATCACTACCCAAGTTCCGGGAAATGCCCTGAACTCATTTCTATCAACTACCCCAATCACGCCTTTAGGACAAGAAGATGTCAACATGTCCATCGTGGTCCATCATCAACCACACTTTACTGATCAAAAACCTAACGAGTCAGTTATTTGGGGCTACTTCCTCTACCCACGTCGGACTGGTGAATTTGTCGAAAAGCAGTACATCAAAATGACAGGTAAGGAAATGCTTCAGGAACTGATCGGCCAACTATCTAAAGTCGACCCTGGTCCTGGTAACATTAAAGATAAAGAATCAGAAATCATGGACAGCGTGATTAACAACATCCCCGTTTACATGCCTTACGCATCCGCCCTCTTCAATAACAGAGCCAAATCTGATCGTCCAGAGGTGATCCCAGAACATTCAACCAACCTTGCCTTCACTGGTGAATTTGTCGAGCAACCATACCAAATGGTCTTCACTGAACAAAGTGCAGTTCGTTCCGGAGAGATTGCTGCATTCCATTTTGCGGGCGTCCCAATGGATAAGTTAGTCAAGAATCCTCGGTTCGACAAGGATCCAAAGGTTCTCGCACGAGCAACAAAAAAGATGTTTCAGTAA
- a CDS encoding thioredoxin domain-containing protein — protein MAKFNFDYAPEYALTYGKAKAGKEMTVILNLGCPDSKQWFLDNQADLFKAVDEGTLLLHLKFWNKDKDDLVNGAVADDFVDYSNPEKALEYVRDVFENQEKLNEQNVEQVPEYLETRYGVTDGPHNTDASDKVIEEAVTNDIFKLPTVIIDDQMYFDDTLKPAAELIK, from the coding sequence ATGGCCAAATTTAATTTTGATTACGCACCTGAATACGCACTAACGTACGGCAAAGCAAAAGCAGGCAAAGAGATGACAGTTATTTTGAACCTGGGCTGTCCTGACAGTAAGCAATGGTTCCTGGACAACCAAGCTGATTTGTTCAAAGCGGTCGACGAAGGTACATTACTACTTCACTTGAAGTTCTGGAACAAGGACAAGGATGACCTTGTAAATGGTGCCGTAGCTGATGATTTTGTTGATTATTCAAACCCAGAAAAGGCACTCGAATACGTTCGTGATGTTTTTGAAAACCAAGAAAAGCTAAATGAGCAAAATGTTGAACAAGTTCCAGAATATTTGGAAACCCGTTATGGGGTTACCGACGGTCCTCATAATACTGACGCTTCAGATAAAGTAATTGAGGAAGCTGTTACCAACGATATTTTCAAATTACCTACCGTTATTATTGATGACCAAATGTACTTTGATGATACATTGAAGCCAGCTGCAGAGCTGATTAAGTAA
- the pepI gene encoding proline iminopeptidase codes for MKIQEGYMPFHQYQTYYRIVGEPNPDKAPLLLIHGGPGSSHNYFEMMDDYAETGRQLIMYDQVGCGKSSLPEDESVYVKETWAEELIELRKYLHLDQVHMLGQSWGGMLEMYYLTQFDPKGIKSVMIDGSPSSIKLWVKEQHRLIQYLSYEDRQAIAEAERTGDFTNPRYLAANSRYMEAYCWDEPNENSPEPMRRETNGKRASLIAEGPNEFTENGTISDFDVTDDLHKVHVPVLVTNGTDDLCTPLIAKTVYDNIPGAKWHLFANSRHLALLDQHDEFISVLDGWLKEND; via the coding sequence ATGAAAATTCAAGAAGGCTACATGCCCTTTCACCAGTACCAAACATATTATCGGATTGTCGGCGAACCCAACCCTGATAAAGCACCATTGTTATTAATTCATGGTGGCCCCGGATCATCACACAATTATTTTGAAATGATGGACGACTACGCTGAAACCGGTCGGCAGCTGATTATGTATGACCAAGTTGGCTGCGGTAAATCATCACTACCGGAAGATGAATCTGTTTACGTTAAGGAAACTTGGGCAGAAGAATTAATAGAGTTGAGAAAGTACCTACACCTGGATCAAGTCCATATGTTAGGGCAATCTTGGGGTGGAATGTTGGAGATGTACTACCTCACTCAGTTTGATCCTAAAGGCATCAAGAGTGTAATGATCGATGGCTCACCATCATCAATTAAACTTTGGGTTAAGGAACAACACCGCTTGATTCAATATCTTAGTTACGAAGATCGTCAGGCAATTGCGGAAGCAGAACGCACGGGAGATTTTACTAATCCGCGTTATCTGGCAGCCAACTCCCGTTACATGGAAGCCTATTGCTGGGACGAGCCTAATGAAAATTCTCCAGAGCCAATGCGTAGAGAAACTAACGGAAAACGGGCTAGTTTGATTGCGGAAGGTCCTAATGAGTTTACAGAAAATGGAACCATTAGCGATTTTGATGTTACTGACGACTTGCATAAAGTCCACGTGCCCGTCTTAGTCACTAACGGAACTGACGATTTATGTACCCCATTAATTGCCAAAACTGTGTACGACAACATTCCTGGAGCAAAGTGGCATCTGTTCGCTAACAGTCGCCACCTTGCCTTACTTGATCAGCATGATGAGTTCATAAGTGTGTTAGATGGATGGTTGAAGGAAAATGATTAA
- a CDS encoding IS3 family transposase: MSRKGNCHDNAPIESFFNLLKRERLNRSKIEDLDRLEEITSQYVKWFNEDRISLNKNGLTPIEYRNQAIA, from the coding sequence ATGTCTCGTAAGGGAAACTGCCATGATAACGCGCCAATTGAAAGCTTCTTCAATTTACTAAAAAGAGAACGATTAAACCGATCCAAGATTGAAGACTTGGATAGGCTTGAAGAAATAACTAGTCAGTACGTAAAATGGTTCAACGAAGACCGAATCTCACTAAACAAAAATGGCTTAACTCCGATTGAATATCGGAATCAAGCCATAGCTTAA